The proteins below are encoded in one region of Hordeum vulgare subsp. vulgare chromosome 3H, MorexV3_pseudomolecules_assembly, whole genome shotgun sequence:
- the LOC123443668 gene encoding uncharacterized protein LOC123443668 — MTAAGLGREQIHHLPRSLSISAHEEAAGGGAQLGVAGRRRRRGADASQGSGLARLRFIVSAAASASTLLHIAACVLKQGQATCLMQLSNLSNIVFKINLC; from the exons ATGACAGCAGCCGGGTTGGGGCGGGAGCAGATCCACCATCTCCCGAGGTCCTTATCCATCTCAGCTCACGAGGAAGCCGCGGGAGGAGGAGCTCAACTGGGCGTCGCCGgtcggagaaggaggagaggcgcGGATGCGAGCCAGGGAAGCGGATTGGCTCGCCTCCGCTTCATCGTGAGCGCTGCCGCCTCTGCATCCACCTTGCTCCACATAGCAGCATGTGTGCTGAAGCAGGGACAGGCAACCTGCTTGATGCAGTTGTCGAATCTCAGCAACATCGTCTTCAAG ATCAACCTGTGTTGA